The proteins below are encoded in one region of Limnohabitans sp. 63ED37-2:
- the rpsT gene encoding 30S ribosomal protein S20, whose protein sequence is MASAKPKKKNPRLASGRKRVRQDVKINAANSSLRSKYRTAVKNVEKAVLAGDKTKATELFAKMQTVVDTIADKGIFHKNKAARDKSRLSAKVKTLALAAD, encoded by the coding sequence ATGGCATCCGCTAAACCCAAAAAGAAAAACCCCCGTCTTGCTTCCGGCCGTAAACGCGTCCGCCAAGACGTCAAAATCAACGCTGCGAACTCTTCGCTGCGCTCTAAATACCGCACTGCTGTGAAGAACGTCGAAAAGGCGGTCTTGGCAGGCGACAAAACCAAAGCCACAGAGTTGTTTGCCAAGATGCAAACCGTGGTGGACACCATTGCCGACAAGGGCATTTTCCACAAGAACAAGGCTGCTCGTGACAAGAGCCGCCTGAGCGCCAAAGTCAAGACTTTGGCTCTCGCCGCAGACTGA
- a CDS encoding DUF3579 domain-containing protein, translated as MVSNNAKEVFIQGITQDGKPFRPSDWAERLAGVMSPFRPGGAVPGSHLSYSPWCIPTTLAGIKCVIVNHELRDHNVMAWDFVMNFARDNGLQVAEACLLPDPPPPQ; from the coding sequence ATGGTTTCCAACAACGCCAAAGAAGTTTTCATCCAGGGCATCACCCAGGACGGCAAGCCTTTCAGACCCAGCGACTGGGCCGAACGCTTGGCGGGCGTCATGAGCCCCTTTCGACCCGGCGGCGCGGTTCCCGGCAGCCACTTGAGCTATTCCCCTTGGTGCATTCCCACCACACTGGCCGGGATCAAGTGTGTGATCGTGAACCACGAACTTCGCGATCACAACGTCATGGCCTGGGATTTCGTGATGAACTTTGCGCGTGACAACGGCTTGCAAGTGGCCGAGGCCTGTTTGTTGCCTGATCCACCTCCACCCCAATAA